CATcacatataaaaagaaatacatTATCATTAGAATATCTTATATATCAGTATCATCAAATTATCCAAATTGTAAAGATACCTCCAACTCagattctttttcatttaaaaccAATTTTTCATTCTCTTGAGCAACCACAATATCAACATGATCAACTTTCTTAGCTTGTTCTTCCAGCTCAGCCTGCTCAATATCATCAATTTTTTGAATCCTATCACCCTCTCCATCTGAATCCATTTTATCAACCAACTCAGCTTCCTCAACTTGTTCAAATTTCTCAGCCAACTCAGCATGCTTAACTTCATCAATGTTTTCAGTAGACTCATTAGGATTACTATCAAAAAGAGCATCCACGTCAAAATTCCTCTCCGAGTCATCAACAACAGTGTCAGCTTCAGCAACAACACCACCATCCATCTCACCACAAATTCCTTCCTCAATTTCAGGATTATCATGCAATAAGCCTTCCAACTCTACATTAACCTCAGTaacaatctataaaaaaaagagattaataaaaaaacaaacaataaattATCTAGCTGttaacaaatgaaaaaatataccATTTCACCATCAACACATTCACCAACAGGTTCATCATTTTTACTATTATCAAGATCATTCGGCTGAACATTCTGCTGGACATCAGCACTCCGCCTCAAAACCTCATAAGACACGCTATCATCATTCGCAGTTTCTTCCGAAGAGCCAATGTTTTTCTCATTATcagtctaaaaaataaatattaagaaattaatatttagaataataaatatatgtgaaataaaaatatcaaatacctCATAGTCAACATCTTCACTATCAACAGAATTATGTATCTTCTTTTCTACAGTTTCAGcctatatttaacaaaaattaaaacattttaaaaattatcatacaTTTATCATAAGAATATTATCATACagttatcataaatattatcaataTCATTAtgataacattatcataaaattatcatagaATAAtgttaatattatcataatgttatcatacaattataaCAAACCACATACCTTTCCAGAATTGACtttgaaaatattacttaattgATTTACTTCAAAATTATCAACAGAAGCACAAATGCGCTTTCGAACGTCACTCTCCAAATCAGAATAATCAACATCATTGTCAAAAATCTGAGCTTTCAATTCCTTGACAAAGTTAACGCAAGCAGACCTTGCCACTTCCATGATTCTAACTTCAGCTATACAAGCATCATTTCTTTCTTGCGCAGCAACGTGACCTTGATAATAGAGTCCATTAACAATAAGACTACCAGACTCATCGTCAGTTGCTACAATATTTGAAAGGACTGTGACCTAtaagaattaattaataattagatcacgaaaaatacacaaattaatcgagcaaaaattaaataagcatCATTATACCTTTTCAGTTTCATCatcaaaaactttaaaatcaaagttctgcattttttttatatccttCGGTATCCAACGCATTAACCGAGGATAGGCAGCAGCATCGTTCAAAGTACACAGGTACTGAGGCACAGAAACTAATGTTTCATAAAACCAGAATTGGATGGCATACGGAAATCCATAAAGTCGATAGAAGGTAGATTGACTTGATGACTTCAGTTTACTTGAGAGCTTGTTCTTAGTAGACTGAACAAATAATTCAAACGAATATTTCCCCCATGGAAAATCATCATAATCAGAACTATCCAGCAAGTGAATGAAACGATCTTCAATCAAAGTAGTCCCAAGATTACCCAAAATAAAACATTGCACCATGTAAAGCTTCGCAAACTTTACAGCCTCATCATCATTCTCCCAAACAGCATCAAGAAATTTTGCTTCAATAACCTGACGTGTAATCTTGCTCTCATcactaaaaaatttattaaaaaaatcaccatCCTCAAAATAACCAGAAAATCTTGACTCGTCACTTCCACAAACAAGACCGCTAACGAGACCAAACTCATACAAACTGAAACGCAGAATCTGAGATCCGTAATTAAACCAAAGTTCAGAAAGATTGGCATGATGCACCTCCCTTAAAAGTATAGAATGTATGAGTCTAAGACTAAGTACATCCTTGTCCAGCCATAAAAAGGAACCAAACCTACTGTTCTTTAAAATAGATAACTGATCATCATTAAGCTTcaactttatatttttgatcACTGAATTGGAACTTGCATTTCCAACTTTCCCAACAAAACGTTCCTTTGGATCAATTAACAAATCAAACTTCTGCAGTAAACAaagacaaaaaacaaaaaaaaaatggtatcATTTAAAACTCAGGCAGAAACTTCTCAGATATcacaattttattatattatcatCAAGTAATCATCATATAATATTGTATGATCAATGCAGTATCTTCACAGAGTTATCATGTTATCATCATGTTATAATTTCAATGATAGCAATCattataatcatattatctTACAATGACATTATATTATCATCATGttataatttcaaatacaaCAATACAACTATCTTAAAAATGTTatcatataaacaaaattataatcatattatcatCAGATAATCATCAAACAACAATACATTAACAAGAAGTTATCTTAACTTCCTTAAATCAGCAGCTCttcatattataatatgataatatgataatatgataatctATCACATATTTATCAAACACATTATCATGTCATAATCATAGAGCTTATCTGACAcattatcatgtgattatcatGTTACACATCTTCATATTATCAGTACATTATCATGTGAttgtcataatattatcatttcattatcataacaaaaaaaacaaaaatacctGCATAGAATCACTTTTATTCAAGTTATCACTACCAAGCCTTTTCCTCTTGATATCTCTTTGGTGCAAAACAACATCTCCTTTTCTTTTACAAGCAACATCCTTCTTCACAGACTTATATTTCACAATTGCTTTCTTCTCTTTTACACAGACAACAGCATTAGATTTAATAATTTCTTTACTTCTCGAACTCCTACGAAGAGGAGAAACACCAGCCTTTTCCATTGTTTTCTCAGGACTCTTAGAAGTCTTCTTTTTACTCAAAAAATCAGATAAtgtttcttcaaaatcactaTCACTCATATTGTGCAATTAACTGAGAatcaaaaacaaacacaaaaacacTTGATAAgttaataaagataaaaaatataaatatataaatgcaTGAATAGAAAACAAagtaaaatcataataaaatcaatGCTAAATAACATAATCAGATGATAAACacatctaattaataaaaaaacaatgctGATTATACAATCAGATGATAAACACATCTCAATACTAAATGTAACAGTAAATTACTCAACAAAACGATATCGTCAACAGAGAAAAGAAAACAGAACACGTAAAAAATTCTCACCGGAGCACAATGAAGATGATGAAAGTAACGACAACGAGCAATGCGACACAGAGAATCGTAAGCGGAGAAGAACGAGAAGTTAGGGCAAAAAGAAGAGGCAAAACGaagaatcaaaaagtttcaaagATTCGACAGAATTGAGATAAACGAAAAACTGAGcgaaaaacaaataaatgagCAATAACTGCTCCtagagtataaaaataaagatttaaaaaaaacgggagtaaaaaaataaataagctaGGTAAATATATTAAGAAAAGACACGTGTGAGtaaaaacaagaataaatttaaaacaggAAGTATTTTACGTATCTTTTCATAAGGGAGGTAatctttacaaatatttttaaaattagggtgTTTTCTCAAATTTTCTCATCCGGTATTGTGACACGGGCTAATGATCAAGAGGGTCAGTAACCCAGGCCCATAGTCCATATAATTCATTCTCAAAATAGGCCTTGCAACAAAACATTAACTAGAAAATacttatatttcattttattttattaaaaaaatagggAGATTAAAGCTGGAACTCTCAAACCGAGTTacgattttttataattagtctATATCGATGATATACATGATCATTCGATGAATTTGGGCTGATTCAGACTCAATCGAATCTAATTCTTTTATAtacaaattcaaattaattcCATACCATGTTAATcttgacgtttttgaagatttaataaattcatcaaaaaagtAGCTCGTAAAAAGAGGTGCTAATGTGAGTTTGGGCTCAGACCggacttaaataataaaattatgcgTCTGAAACTCAAAACACTCTCTATTCAAATTCTACTTTTTAgctttaatttcaaatttagcaattctgaaaaataaattaatttaagtacgctattttaagttaataataccaaaaaaaatcaaataaataaatttaaatactgTTTAAATCCACAACAATCAATCTctcaaaatagagaaagaaaagcATAACACAACCAATTGTGCAATTACACaagtaaacaaaaataaatgcaATGACTCGAAAACccaataaaaaggtaaaagaaaCATAATcctacaattaaaaaataatcacaAACTAAAGTGCCAATTACTAATCAGTACTCCACGTCACAATAAGTCCTTTGTGCAATctttgaagaagaaaaatgtaCCACCACAGCAGGACAAATCACACTTAAATGTTTATGCTTAAACTTCATTATACCAACCTTAAACCTAATTCTTGCCTTAATCCTCAAATCTAACTGAAGTTGTCCTGATTTTTTCTCAACTCTCATATCATTAGATAATGATTTAGCCAATGCCGCATCTCTAGCCTCGAGCTTCGCCTCCAGTCGAGTCACATTTCGACGAGGTTGATGAAACGGCTCGAGTGTGTTAAAAGCTAGGGTTTGATCATCGTACGATAGTGAAACATCAATTACATCATAGTAAATAGAGATTCTTCTATTAGGGTTATGTGCCctaataaatatatcaaacgacgcgttaaggtgGTTGTTTTTTAGGTTAAAGTTACTTACCGAGCCGTTTTCGATTGAGTACTCGATTTGTTTCGGTCGGATTATTAGCCAAGTGATTAGCACAACTAAACCCAAGATAACGATTAGGGTTAGTATGACTAGAGCAATGACTCGGAGTAGTTTCGAGTGGGCTGCCGGCCGATGTGGCTGTGCAGGTGGCTGCTGAGAGGTGGTGCCGGTGGCCATTTTGGGTGGGAATTTAAGATTGATGAATTGATTGTTGAGATCAATGTATTATATAGGTTTTATAGTGGAAATGTTAAATCAatagaaatttttgtttttgctttttgTTATTTGGTATATAATAATTAGAGAGCTTTTTTGCTTTAACATTTCTTGTAAGAAACTCAAGAAATCTTAGGATTCGAATTGTTTGTTCCTGACTTCAGATTGAATGTTTTAAGATTCTTTTTCTTTAAGGAATTCTATATCATATTCATATCCAAAATTACAACTAATTTTCTGCAATATAGCAAATGCTAGTAGTTGTTAGTAAATACGTATATCTCTTTTAATAAGATTTATTTAGCTCTttcaatcaaatttattttactttagttATTGATATGTTAAACAACTATAAATTGtatattcttttttaaattaaatattttatattttaaataatttgaatcatattaaattatatagtaattaaaattatgttttacaaaagaaagaatttaatttttttttaaaaacattatatatacaaatttgataataaaattcatttaactcataaaattaattaaatataactattataatcaacaattttaaattttttgaaaattcaaataattgcTTATATAATAAGTTTTTAGTTGTAATTTTCTTCAATAACCAATAGCTGActtaactttattaaatatttaaatgaaacaaTCGATGTTAAATTATATAATGCATAATGTcgtttaaactattttaaaatgagTTAACTAGttataaattacataaaatttatttgatctcAATACAGTTGaatcaaatatttatttcaaactGAGTGAAATCATAATTGGAGAGTAAAATTCTTTCAACAtggtatatttttttcatttataagaCTCAAACTTTAAACTTCAGAAATATTAAAGTCCTATACGAGGCTCCAATTATAATACTTATTTTATatgatcaatatatttttttttaacaatcgaataatcttttattaataataaaaagcagttacaggtgtaagaattcagaaagggtataaccgtttctaatgacctgacatggaacaagatataaataaaattacataactgctctAACACAATAAGATCAAATCCTTTTTTGTCtaacagaagaaaaaaaaattaatataacccataacgatttcatcttccATCTTGAAAGGTCTTGATTcatctctgattttttatttgtatatatattgaaattgatgcgtctcgtcgatagatttaccaaccaaaatgaaaaagagtcggtcatttattttattctaaagcaataaaagaaaatggctaccgccaacggaaaaaataaaccattaatggcagccgaagcgaaaaataaaaagagaaacgcttgacaattagggttttctatttgagagagagagaggaggGTTGGAGTTAGCTAACACTAAGTCATATAGAATATATGATCAATATACTTAAAAGCTCAAATTATAAGATGAAGCTCGTAGTATATATAATTGAAAGAAAATCCCTATATAATAGTTCACAATGACAATTAgggaaaataaacaaaaaatattctctaatttttaactttttgttgtTAACTAGGTGGCAGATCCACCGCAATCGGAGATGGTATTGGGCCTTCCACGGCTACTCCCATGGTCAACTCTGAGAGCTTGAATGATCGAAGATGGGGTGGATAGATATAGAGAGGCAGTCAGGATTAGGTTTGATGCGGGTACTAACGAGAAGCACAAGTTTGGATCCATAGCTTGTGTTGCAAGGGATAGAGAGGGAAgggttttggaatttttttagcaatttatagtCACATCTGGACccagaaattttaaaattccttGCATTAAGAAACGCAATATTCTAGGGGAGATCAATAGGGTGGGAAGAAATTGTTTTTGAAGGCGATGCCATTCAAGTCATTTAAATTTGGGGCCAAAATTTGCATCCCGCAAACAACCTACACGGCTCGAATGAGGATTAGTCTGAAAGTGGAAGGCTCATAGTTAAGACCCGTTCAGGAAATCTCATGAaccctgtaccaaaaaaaaattgttcaacGGAAATATATTCAATGACGAGAGATTTGGGGATTTGTCGAGATATTTGGCACTTAAAAAAATTCTGTGAGGTCATGTTCATACGAAGACTTAAAAATAAAGAGGCGCACAACTTGCCTCAACTAGCAAAATCAAGATTTATGAGTATGTAATTTGTGTTTGCGTCTATAATTTCCTTCTACTTTTTATCTAATTCATAGCTTGGATAAAAAAAACTAGGTGACGGATCCAAGACTTCTGCATGGTGGGGTTCACAtatattatgaaaatttaaattataaattatataaataatagctaaatattattaacataataataaaaaattataaaatcatctCTAATACAGTTctatattttatgttaaatttagcaCATAAGAATAGCTAAATGCTATATttagaatgaaattaaaaaaaattctacaaTGCTAAATGCTAACAAGAGGTGTATAATTGATATTGATTATTATAGTAACTATTATCAAttattatgataattatataCGAATTTCATATATCTTATCTATTATTTGTGATTCTATAAATatctatgtatttttttattaatagaagtgaaatattttaaatataaacgtactttgttttaaatatatatgtattttttctttttctttttattaataaagtgaaatatttttgaatatctTCGTACTCTTTTAAATGTATACGGTACTTTAAATATTTACGtgcttttttcttctttttttattaatagaagtgaaatattttaaatatttacgtattttttttgtaaacatGTATACTTAAAATATCTACATACTTTtgattaacaataaaaaaatccaCATTTTGTATTATATTGAATTGTTTGTTCcattatacataaaatttatagagaagaaaacataaataatatcCAGAGAGTTTTCAAAAAAAGAGGGAAAAAAGTGAAGAGTTTTAATGaaacaaaaaagttaaaaataataaacatgattaaatttgtgttaaaattgtaaataaagcAATCAATAATGAAATTTGGCATGTTTTATACTGGATGCTAAATTCAGCATGAAGTATAGAATATGTTAGATTTAACATCAAGTATAGCATTGCAATGGAGTAAAACTTAAAGacaaaatgctaaattatagaaTTGGCATTCTTGTATAGCATTGCACTGTAGATGCTCTAATTATCATAATATCggccaaataattaaaaattaataaattatttgatttgagtgatgataaatctatttttttataatttttcaacataattgactaaataaattcatcaaaaaataatattttgttaataaaaatatatattgatattagattataaattattaaataaataattgaacaaatatagatttttaaaatttaataaacatcaacaaataaaaagtatttataattttattattttaactattGTTTTAACTTATGttaaacttataattttaattcttttacgTAGATATTGCAACTTTAGATTAAGAAGGGCCGATTTAATAGTATTTGCCTTATTTCACCGACATGCCTTAGGTATAGAATTTTTGGTTTTAGAAAAAGGATGGTTCTATAGACCCCACTGTACAAATTATAAGTCCGCCACTAGTGGTGGGAGCTCTCTCCAAAGCGATGTAGGTGTCGAGTTTAAACCTTCACATCCAcacttaaaaaaacaaaattttttaaaaacgtacGTGCGCTCCTATTGATAATGTAATGTCGTCTAATAACACTATGAGATTTTAATGGTCGAGTAAAAAAATCttattgattttcttttcaCCTTCAAATTTAATCAATTCTCTAACTAAAAGTTACAAAATcctaattaatatcaaaaaacttgttttaaaatgtttttggACTAAACAAAATATGGTTTGGCATTTTTTAATAGCAAAATAACATGgagtttgatttaaaataaaattatagaacaatcaaataaaatttcatcACTCGAATGAAATGCCTGATTCGATTACTGATTTCAAGATTGTTCAATTTAGtgcaaatattatattatatgattttttatatgTGGTCGGCCTTATGGATTTAAAGACTACTTTACATATAAATATTAaggtattttataaaattaacagaAGAATATGCTATGAGACAGAAAATAGTACCTTGTGTAAGCCTTAATCAACTCATCACTTTCACGACTTGAGTGGTAATatgccccctaaacttgtaagcaatggacaattaatatataaattaactttgtgggcaaatcagtacacaaacttggtgattatggacAATTTGtcccattttgacaatttgcccctcaacttgtaagttaattgtctcttaaattggcaatttgccccctaaacttgtaaataaatttgtcaaaatgagctaattgcccataatcaccaagttcgtatATTGATTTgctaacaaaattaatttatgtgttaattgctaattgcttacaagttgaaggggcaaattgctacttaagtttCACTTTCACTATCAACATTCAGAAAAGTGATTGGTATCTGAAAATTTATACCTTCCTCTGAGTTCGAAGACTTACCACTTTGGACGAATTTGCTAAAAACGTTTTTATGAAGGCATGGAATcttgaaaataacataaatgcACCATTTAATTAGGTGGTGTGACCTAATGAGTCTTTTTCCATGTGTGTTGATGAGCTGCCTCTGCAGAAATGCATATATCGTGTTAAATATATAACTATTAATGTATGAGATTTTATCAGTCGATTaccatttttgaaaaaaataatctaaatacaatattttaaaatcagtTAGTTTATTATTAATGAACTATAGTTCAAATAGTATATATTTGCTGAGTATGATTCTGCTAAGATCGTGAAATCAAAATTCTCTCTAAGGTGCTAAAAC
This region of Mercurialis annua linkage group LG1-X, ddMerAnnu1.2, whole genome shotgun sequence genomic DNA includes:
- the LOC126665658 gene encoding uncharacterized protein LOC126665658 → MSDSDFEETLSDFLSKKKTSKSPEKTMEKAGVSPLRRSSRSKEIIKSNAVVCVKEKKAIVKYKSVKKDVACKRKGDVVLHQRDIKRKRLGSDNLNKSDSMQKFDLLIDPKERFVGKVGNASSNSVIKNIKLKLNDDQLSILKNSRFGSFLWLDKDVLSLRLIHSILLREVHHANLSELWFNYGSQILRFSLYEFGLVSGLVCGSDESRFSGYFEDGDFFNKFFSDESKITRQVIEAKFLDAVWENDDEAVKFAKLYMVQCFILGNLGTTLIEDRFIHLLDSSDYDDFPWGKYSFELFVQSTKNKLSSKLKSSSQSTFYRLYGFPYAIQFWFYETLVSVPQYLCTLNDAAAYPRLMRWIPKDIKKMQNFDFKVFDDETEKVTVLSNIVATDDESGSLIVNGLYYQGHVAAQERNDACIAEVRIMEVARSACVNFVKELKAQIFDNDVDYSDLESDVRKRICASVDNFEVNQLSNIFKVNSGKAETVEKKIHNSVDSEDVDYETDNEKNIGSSEETANDDSVSYEVLRRSADVQQNVQPNDLDNSKNDEPVGECVDGEMVYFFIC
- the LOC126664490 gene encoding uncharacterized protein At1g08160, yielding MATGTTSQQPPAQPHRPAAHSKLLRVIALVILTLIVILGLVVLITWLIIRPKQIEYSIENGSVSNFNLKNNHLNASFDIFIRAHNPNRRISIYYDVIDVSLSYDDQTLAFNTLEPFHQPRRNVTRLEAKLEARDAALAKSLSNDMRVEKKSGQLQLDLRIKARIRFKVGIMKFKHKHLSVICPAVVVHFSSSKIAQRTYCDVEY